From the genome of Methanoregula boonei 6A8:
GGATTGCACTCATCTCCCCAAATGCAACAATCAACATCATCCGGCACTTCAAGGTCTGCGAGAAGCAGGGCGTCGAGATCCCCACCGTGATCGAAGGGAGCGTGCGGTGCCCGAACCCCGGCTGTATTACCCGCACAAACGAGCCGATCCGGACCCGGTTTGCGGTGCTGCCGGACGGGAAAGGCCTGCGCTGCCTTTACTGCGACTCGGTGATCACAAAAGACCTGACCAGTTACATCATCTGATTTTATCTGCTTTTTTTCTCCCCGGCAGACCCGGGCTTATTCCGGCTGCGGGCTGTGGATCAGGTGCCCGTGCACATCGATCTCCCCGCGCCAGATACGGGTGGACGAAATCCAGCGGCCATCCTCGGCAAGCACGCAGGTAATCTGGTGGATATCCACCTTGCGGAGGTTCTTTTCCCTGCGCATCTTGTTGATCTCTACGGCAACAGGGAGCGTTTCCTCGGAGACCACGATCGCATCAAAGTCCGCGTCGAGTGCCGAACCGAAACGGTCGCTTAAGGGTTCGATCTCCCAGAGAGTTGCATACTTTCGCTCCGGGATCTGCGCGATGATATGCCCGGTAATGAACTTTTCAAGATCGGCCCGGCGCTCTGCAAAAGGATGGATCGGGTGGGTCTTGCGGCTCGCAAACGGATCGGTCGTAAGCCCGATCACGACTTTTCCGCCCGGCCCGGCCAGTTCGAACGAACGGGTCAGAAGGCGCTTGTGGCCGTCGTGGAGCGGGTCGAAGGTGCCCCCTACCATAACCTTCATGTTACCTGTACGTTAAGTTCCTATGGTATTATGGGTATGGATAAGAGGATCGCAGGCACGCCGCTCTGGTGTGCGCCGAATGCAACGGTGATAGGCAGCGTGACCTTGGGAAAGGATGTCGGCATCTGGTACGGGGCAGTGATCCGGGCAGACAAGGACCGGGTCATCATCGGCGACCGGTCAAATGTCCAGGACAACTGCGTGGTCCACACAAGCGCTGCATTTCCGACCACGATCGGGTGCGATGTCTCCGTGGGTCACGGAGCGATCCTCCACGGGTGCACCATAAAAGACCGGGTGCTGGTCGGCATGGGTGCTATTGTCCTCAACGGTGCCGTGGTGGGAGAAGATTCCCTGATCGGCGCGGGAGCTGTAGTTACCGAGGGCATGCAGGTACCGCCCGGTTCGGTCGTGCTCGGGGTCCCGGGGAAAGTCCTCAAAACTACCACCGATGCCCAGAAGGCACACATCCTCGAAAACGCGCAGTCCTACGTCAGGCTCGCCGGGGAATATGCCCATGGGTGACGCGGTCGTGATCGGAGGCGGCGTTGCCGGCATCCAGGCAGCGCTCGACCTCGCAAACCACGGTATTACCGTCCACCTCATTGAGCGGGAGCCCACGATAGGAGGGCACATGGCCCAGCTCGACAAGACCTTTCCCACAAACGACTGCTCCATGTGCATCCTCTCACCCAAGATGGTGGATGTCCAGCGGCACAAAAACATCAGGATCCATACCCTTGCAGAAGTGGAACAGGTCGAGGGAAAG
Proteins encoded in this window:
- a CDS encoding phosphopantetheine adenylyltransferase; its protein translation is MKVMVGGTFDPLHDGHKRLLTRSFELAGPGGKVVIGLTTDPFASRKTHPIHPFAERRADLEKFITGHIIAQIPERKYATLWEIEPLSDRFGSALDADFDAIVVSEETLPVAVEINKMRREKNLRKVDIHQITCVLAEDGRWISSTRIWRGEIDVHGHLIHSPQPE
- a CDS encoding gamma carbonic anhydrase family protein, which codes for MDKRIAGTPLWCAPNATVIGSVTLGKDVGIWYGAVIRADKDRVIIGDRSNVQDNCVVHTSAAFPTTIGCDVSVGHGAILHGCTIKDRVLVGMGAIVLNGAVVGEDSLIGAGAVVTEGMQVPPGSVVLGVPGKVLKTTTDAQKAHILENAQSYVRLAGEYAHG